The following are encoded together in the Pseudomonadota bacterium genome:
- the atpG gene encoding ATP synthase F1 subunit gamma produces the protein MAGLKEIRRRLKSVNNTKKITYAMKLVSAAKLRKTQDAVVRSRAYTEALRGVLAQLQAGSEFSHPLLEARTPVKRVRIFVLGAGRGLCGGFNTNTNRRVEALYGELRAKYPGVEISSVILGKKPAEYYRRTNKSYIEAIEVLSDDPNNWPTQEICQRLEVEFLKGEFDELHLVYTRFRSAMLTIPTAERLMPLNRELLATTTTVGASVATGITLFEPNPQRVFDAVVPRIMRAIVRQASFDTRASEHANRMTAMDSATKNAKDLIHSLTLTRNKLRQTGITSQLLDIVGGAEALK, from the coding sequence ATGGCAGGTCTTAAAGAGATTCGCCGACGACTAAAGTCGGTGAACAACACAAAAAAGATCACGTACGCGATGAAGCTCGTCTCTGCGGCTAAATTACGCAAGACGCAGGATGCTGTTGTCCGCTCGCGCGCTTATACGGAGGCACTGCGCGGGGTTTTGGCGCAGCTTCAGGCTGGAAGCGAGTTCTCGCACCCGTTGCTTGAGGCTAGGACCCCTGTAAAGCGTGTGCGTATATTTGTTCTTGGTGCTGGTCGTGGCCTGTGCGGAGGGTTTAATACCAACACTAATCGTCGGGTAGAGGCGCTTTACGGCGAGCTGCGAGCCAAGTATCCAGGGGTTGAGATTTCAAGTGTAATCCTCGGCAAGAAGCCCGCTGAGTATTACCGCCGCACCAATAAGAGTTATATCGAGGCGATCGAGGTTTTGTCAGACGATCCTAATAACTGGCCAACGCAAGAGATCTGTCAACGCCTTGAGGTTGAGTTCTTAAAAGGTGAATTCGACGAGCTCCATCTTGTTTACACCCGCTTTCGTTCGGCTATGTTGACGATACCGACGGCTGAAAGGTTAATGCCACTCAACCGGGAGCTGCTTGCAACGACCACAACGGTAGGCGCTAGCGTGGCCACCGGCATAACGCTCTTTGAGCCTAATCCGCAACGTGTCTTTGATGCGGTTGTGCCCCGTATTATGCGCGCCATTGTACGCCAGGCTTCGTTTGATACGCGGGCGAGTGAGCATGCTAATCGCATGACCGCCATGGATAGCGCCACCAAGAATGCAAAAGATCTGATTCACAGCCTCACGCTAACGCGTAACAAGTTGCGCCAGACAGGTATTACGAGCCAACTGCTCGATATCGTCGGTGGAGCTGAGGCACTCAAGTAA